The following are encoded in a window of Cydia pomonella isolate Wapato2018A unplaced genomic scaffold, ilCydPomo1 PGA_scaffold_101, whole genome shotgun sequence genomic DNA:
- the LOC133533161 gene encoding uncharacterized protein LOC133533161: MPVGKVGPFDLVNDNWELFVDRLEQYFVANDVKNEVKVATLITVMGGNAYELMVNLCTPAKPASKTYDQLVALMKGHLNPKPSLLAERFKFRQRVQKRDESIANFVTDLKKLSKDCSFAGDSLKENLRDQFVCGLLNDDIRQKLFTEDDTITFDRAYKLAVSMEAAEVNAALVEDCARNRTSDSIPAAGATTAVHHLGRASRGRAAADGGRAAGTAGRGKITVGGGPSAMSGAGSGKMRGFGQNNNMDLDGTCKGAD, encoded by the coding sequence ATGCCTGTGGGAAAAGTCGGACCGTTTGACCTTGTCAATGACAATTGGGAGCTGTTTGTTGACCGTTTAGAACAATATTTCGTTGCAAACGATGTTAAAAACGAAGTGAAAGTGGCTACACTAATAACAGTGATGGGCGGAAATGCGTATGAACTTATGGTGAATTTGTGCACACCAGCGAAACCGGCGAGCAAAACATATGACCAGCTGGTCGCGCTGATGAAAGGTCATCTAAATCCAAAGCCGAGTTTGCTCGCAGAACGTTTTAAATTCCGTCAACGTGTGCAAAAGCGTGATGAAAGTATTGCGAACTTTGTAACGGAtcttaaaaaattaagtaaggACTGCAGTTTCGCAGGGGATAGCTTGAAGGAGAACTTGAGGGATCAGTTCGTGTGCGGCCTATTAAACGACGACATCAGACAGAAGCTGTTCACGGAGGACGACACGATCACGTTCGACCGGGCGTACAAGCTCGCCGTGTCCATGGAGGCGGCCGAGGTCAATGCGGCGCTAGTAGAAGACTGTGCTCGGAATCGAACCAGCGACAGTATACCAGCGGCGGGCGCGACGACAGCCGTGCATCATTTGGGGCGGGCGAGCCGGGGCCGGGCGGCGGCGGACGGCGGTCGAGCGGCGGGAACAGCGGGCCGCGGGAAGATAACGGTCGGCGGCGGTCCAAGCGCCATGAGCGGAGCGGGCAGCGGAAAGATGCGAGGCTTcggtcaaaataataatatggatTTAGATGGAACGTGTAAGGGTGCGGATTAA
- the LOC133533163 gene encoding uncharacterized protein LOC133533163 isoform X4, whose translation MSAEDRCKELIKKRASIKAKLTQFIAYFNTAKTCEQLSDSQLVELDMRIKKLDDSYDSFDFYQSELEMLAEDPTEQYTARELFERSYYKEIAAARELVDRHRSQRAKEVQSEHPRHFIWSLFRI comes from the coding sequence ATGTCTGCCGAGGATAGATGCAAAGAATTAATAAAGAAGCGCGCTTCAATTAAAGCTAAGCTTACACagtttattgcttattttaatACTGCGAAAACTTGTGAACAACTCAGTGATTCGCAGTTAGTGGAATTAGACATGCGTATTAAAAAACTTGATGATTCGTACGACTCTTTTGATTTTTACCAGAGCGAATTGGAGATGCTAGCTGAGGATCCTACCGAGCAATATACTGCACGCGAGCTGTTCGAGCGGTCTTACTACAAAGAGATTGCCGCCGCTCGGGAGCTGGTGGACAGGCATCGCAGCCAACGCGCCAAGGAGGTTCAATCCGAG